One Bifidobacterium angulatum DSM 20098 = JCM 7096 DNA window includes the following coding sequences:
- a CDS encoding S9 family peptidase, whose translation MNEQAIDEYPRLKARTLRFTCGAPRSAQAIGDGTRALFLRSDGPEDTVTSLWMSWFDDAGQHHETLIADPRVLLGSNADSENVPAEERARRERAREGGSGIVSYSVDETGSRVVFTLNGRLFLAELGNVCSADSADNAGDGKASVRELCAGRLSVEAGTAPVLNPRISPDGEHVLYTTGERLQLVSIREWKDADNGEADGNVTLLTASVEADDDDDNDDTVLSDSAESDNQGAQTGTHEVANTWKVGLAEFVAGEEMDRYDGFWWGPDSRQIIVESFDTAPEPMWYISDPANPGNPASGRRYPRALTANADVHLDLLRLDFDDQGRHSIVAFHEIEWDCEAYEYVARVVWQKNRCPLLLVQNRRQNHDQVLAVDDNGATYLLEEHANGQWIDIVDGLPALTDDGRLVCALNDMEANTNRLTVDGKAFTPVGWNVRSVLDVTDGDVLCVVQRDPELAPDVPEAWQETAELHDARCHDVVSIDYNGNVQPLVGEPGVWTASRGMRGEVVSGGMMGTNATTMIHVAHLPAVQMSDSGESDIQTSPQDSQMSDSPEKDIPTPSNVAQMTDSAESDTSGASDSARMTDSGESDIQTGAEQVWMTDSAESDTRDVAAVITSNAADPGFLPNTSFATLPGEHHLLAAITMPSEASPYAHAATLPVLVKPYGGPGFQQVVFRSSFYWDAQWWADQGYIVLTADGRGTTGRGPKWDREMFEDMKGVSLADQIEAVKALPQLDWENGPKPDLDKVAIIGWSFGGFLSALAVLDAPNVFHAACAGAPPTDWTLYDTHYTERYLGLDPVVYERNSIIADAPRLTRPLMLIHGFADDNVTIAHSLRLSQALMAAGREHTFLPLTGITHMTNDETVAENLLLLQRDFLRKALAD comes from the coding sequence ATGAATGAGCAAGCGATTGACGAATACCCCCGTTTGAAGGCCCGCACCTTGCGTTTCACCTGCGGCGCCCCGCGTTCCGCGCAGGCGATAGGCGACGGTACGCGCGCCCTGTTCCTCCGTTCGGATGGGCCGGAAGACACCGTAACCAGCCTATGGATGAGCTGGTTTGACGATGCGGGTCAGCATCACGAGACGCTGATCGCCGACCCGCGTGTGCTGCTGGGCTCCAACGCGGACAGTGAGAACGTGCCAGCCGAGGAACGCGCCCGTAGGGAGCGTGCGCGTGAAGGCGGCTCCGGCATCGTCAGCTATTCGGTGGACGAGACGGGTTCACGCGTGGTGTTCACGCTGAACGGCCGCCTGTTCCTGGCTGAACTGGGCAATGTATGTAGCGCGGATAGCGCAGACAATGCGGGCGACGGCAAAGCCTCGGTGCGCGAACTGTGCGCCGGACGTTTGAGCGTCGAAGCCGGCACCGCACCCGTGCTCAACCCACGCATCAGCCCAGACGGCGAGCACGTGCTCTACACCACCGGCGAACGACTGCAACTGGTAAGCATCCGCGAATGGAAGGATGCCGACAACGGCGAAGCCGACGGCAACGTCACCCTGCTGACCGCCAGCGTCGAAGCGGACGATGACGATGACAACGACGATACCGTATTGTCCGATTCGGCCGAATCGGACAACCAGGGTGCGCAAACCGGCACGCACGAAGTCGCCAACACCTGGAAAGTCGGACTCGCCGAATTCGTAGCCGGAGAGGAAATGGACCGATACGACGGCTTCTGGTGGGGGCCGGATTCGCGCCAGATCATCGTCGAATCCTTCGACACTGCGCCCGAACCGATGTGGTACATCAGCGACCCCGCCAACCCAGGCAATCCAGCATCCGGACGCCGCTACCCGCGTGCACTGACCGCCAACGCCGACGTACACCTCGACCTGCTGCGACTCGACTTCGACGATCAGGGCCGTCACTCCATCGTTGCATTCCACGAAATCGAATGGGACTGCGAAGCCTACGAGTACGTGGCGCGCGTGGTATGGCAGAAGAACCGCTGCCCGCTGCTGCTCGTGCAAAACAGGCGCCAGAACCACGATCAGGTACTTGCCGTAGACGACAACGGCGCAACCTACCTGCTGGAAGAACATGCGAACGGCCAGTGGATCGACATCGTCGACGGACTGCCCGCACTCACCGACGACGGGCGACTCGTATGCGCGCTGAACGACATGGAAGCGAACACGAATCGACTGACCGTGGACGGCAAAGCCTTCACCCCGGTCGGATGGAACGTGCGCAGCGTGCTGGATGTGACCGATGGCGACGTGCTGTGCGTGGTGCAGCGTGATCCGGAGCTCGCGCCCGACGTGCCGGAAGCATGGCAGGAGACCGCGGAACTGCATGACGCCCGATGCCATGATGTGGTCAGCATCGACTACAACGGCAACGTGCAACCCCTGGTGGGAGAGCCCGGCGTATGGACCGCGTCACGCGGCATGCGCGGCGAAGTGGTCAGCGGCGGCATGATGGGCACGAATGCGACCACCATGATCCACGTGGCGCACCTGCCCGCAGTCCAAATGTCCGATTCTGGAGAATCGGACATCCAGACATCCCCCCAAGACTCCCAGATGTCCGATTCTCCCGAAAAGGACATCCCTACGCCATCCAATGTTGCTCAGATGACCGATTCGGCCGAATCGGACACCAGTGGCGCCTCCGATTCAGCACGCATGACCGATTCTGGAGAATCGGACATCCAGACGGGTGCAGAACAGGTATGGATGACCGATTCGGCCGAATCGGACACTCGGGATGTGGCGGCAGTGATCACCAGCAACGCCGCCGACCCAGGGTTCCTCCCCAACACCAGCTTCGCCACCCTGCCCGGCGAGCATCATCTGCTTGCCGCCATCACCATGCCAAGCGAAGCCAGCCCCTACGCGCATGCAGCCACCCTGCCCGTTCTGGTCAAACCGTATGGCGGCCCCGGCTTCCAGCAGGTCGTGTTCCGTTCATCCTTCTACTGGGACGCGCAATGGTGGGCCGATCAAGGCTATATCGTATTGACTGCGGACGGTCGCGGCACCACCGGTCGAGGCCCCAAGTGGGATCGTGAGATGTTCGAGGATATGAAGGGCGTCTCGCTCGCCGACCAGATCGAAGCGGTGAAGGCGCTGCCGCAGCTGGATTGGGAGAACGGCCCCAAGCCCGACCTTGACAAGGTGGCGATTATCGGCTGGAGCTTCGGCGGATTCCTCTCCGCGCTCGCGGTCCTCGACGCGCCCAACGTGTTCCATGCCGCCTGCGCCGGCGCCCCGCCTACCGACTGGACTCTGTACGATACCCACTACACGGAACGCTACCTGGGGCTCGATCCGGTCGTCTACGAACGCAACTCCATCATCGCCGACGCGCCGCGCCTCACCCGCCCGCTCATGCTTATCCACGGTTTTGCGGACGACAACGTCACCATCGCACACAGCCTGCGGTTGAGTCAGGCG